The following nucleotide sequence is from Devosia salina.
CGCCCGCCAGGACGCCGCCAAGCTCTTCGCGCGAATTGAGGACCTGGTTCGCAAGATCGACGAGATCTTCTATCTCCATCCGGTGCGATCGGTTGGCGGCCTTGAAAACGCTGGGATGAAATTCAAGCGCACCCATGCCACGCGTCCCGATATAGCAAAGGCGTTCCACGGGATTGAAGCTGTCGGCCGTTCGCCCCCGGGCCGCCAGCCAGGCATCGATCAATGCGTTGCCGAACTTGTCGGGCAAGGAGTCTGCGAGCATGCCGGGCAGGCCCTTGAAGGCATCCTTGGCCAGAGCGGGGAACTCGTAGGGGTCCCTGCGCAAGGGCATGGCAATCGGCGAGAGCTCGATGCCGCTGCCCAAGAACTCCGGCATATACTGGAAGACTGCAATCTGCCGATCTTCCAACCAGCTGACAGCGCCGATGTCACGCCCCCACAGGCGAACAGTTGCGTCGCTCACGCGTCACTCTCCTCGCCCCATGCCCATTCGGACGCCTTCGGCTGAGCGTCCTCTTTGGGACGAGCGCGCTGGCGCTCTTTGCCCTGCAGGCGAACGCGATCCACGGGCCGCACGCTCGGATCCGGCAACATGGCGCCGATATCCGTTTCGAGATCGAGCGCGGCCAATACGCGTAGGAATGTCTCCAATGACACCACCTCGCCCGCCTCGAGGCGCCGGATGGTATTTCTCGAGCTACCGGAGAGGTCGCCGAGTTGCTCTTGGGTCAGGTTGCGGGACAGACGTATCCCTGCGATCCGCTTACCGATCCGGCTCAACTGATGGCGGATTGGCTGATCTCCAACCATTTTAGTGCCTCATATAGTGCTCATTGTAACCTTAGACGCAAACTACAGTTCAATATACGAGGCACTATCAGATTGTCAACAACGACTCGGATAACGCCTCGTATGAAAGTCATTGTCAATTAATGGCCTTATAACGACTTACATGTGAGGCACTAATAGCAGTGCTCTACGAAACTGGCTCGACGGAATGTCGCTGCAGTCCGGGGTACGGACCTCGGGTCATCAGCGCGACGGCTTTGCTGACGCAATCTGCAATGAATGGCTGATCCGCGGGCCCAGTATCCGGCCTTGTGCAACTTCCGTCCCGTGCGGCCCCCGTCAGGCGCCGCATGACGCCAATGACAAAAAGGCCCGAAAATGGCCTTGCCGCTTCGGTAACAGGCTATCAAAATGCGGACGCAATCGATCTGGTCGTGACCGTTGATCTGCAAAGTCATCGATCGCTAACTGGCGTACAACACGCCAGCATCACTGGCCGGGGGCTTCCTTTTTGAAGTGTGCCTCACCCGGCCGGATGGCGTTCCGCTTGCTCAAAGAACGTTAGCGCACCTTGATGGAGGAGATTTGGTCGTTGCCACGTCGCCCGAGGTCTCGAATGTCGCGAGATACTAAAACGCAGCGGCCAGCGTACCGAACGTGCTCACAGACCAGCGCCTCTGCGCCCGCCCTCACATCAATTGAGGAGATCTCGTCGTTCCAATCTCCCAGTGAACGCAGGTTTTGCCCGGGACGCAGGCAGAAGCCGTCGCCGCGGAAATTCACGTCCTCATAGAAGCATACCCGGGCAGTGCTGCTGCTAGGCGCGGGATCAATTGAGAACCCCCCGTCCCCGAACGAGAAACTAAAGCCCTCGATCGAGAAGCTAAGACTTACGTCGGGTCGAGGCGCGGTACCGCTAGTCAAAGCATCTTCATTGGTGAGATACCTGCCCGAAACCCAGCCGTCCGGACCGCTTTTCAGCACGTAGCACCATCCTGAGTTCACGCAATGGTCTATGTCTACCGTCTCGCCGGGGCTCAGGGTATCCAACACGGGATATTGGACGCCCGGACCCGAGCGTACGTTCACACTCGCAGTGGCTTCGGCACTCATCGATGACGTGCTCCAGCTTCCTCCGGCCAACGCGAGGCCCAGGAGGACCAGTCTTGTCAACGCTCGCATTTTTGCGTCCTCTGCAAAGTTGAACTCCTTAAACTAGCAGAAGCAATCAGTTGGCATATTGATCGGGAACAAGAATTGATCGGTACATGCCTTCCCGAAGGAGGAGGATCGATGCAATGACCGCTCATGCCGGCGGACCAGAAGGCCCCCTTTGCATCACCGCGAAACCGGCCGGTGCTGCAGGGCTGGCAGCAACCGACCCCCATTTCGGCCATTTTTCGATTCCCGAAAGTATAGGCAACTAGGCTTGCTCCGAGTGTGAGGCAGGCTCCCTGATGTGATGGGGTTGACCTCCCATGGCGACGCCAGGGCTGAGTACCCGTGTGTCCGCTCTAAGGAGCTTTCCACCGAGGCCTAGTGTCCGCAAAGGGGCAATTGGACGTTGGTCCGGAACCGCACCGTCCGAACGCCGCGATCGTTGACTTGCTGACTGTCCGCTTGGTGGTT
It contains:
- a CDS encoding helix-turn-helix domain-containing protein yields the protein MVGDQPIRHQLSRIGKRIAGIRLSRNLTQEQLGDLSGSSRNTIRRLEAGEVVSLETFLRVLAALDLETDIGAMLPDPSVRPVDRVRLQGKERQRARPKEDAQPKASEWAWGEESDA
- a CDS encoding SH3 domain-containing protein; the protein is MRALTRLVLLGLALAGGSWSTSSMSAEATASVNVRSGPGVQYPVLDTLSPGETVDIDHCVNSGWCYVLKSGPDGWVSGRYLTNEDALTSGTAPRPDVSLSFSIEGFSFSFGDGGFSIDPAPSSSTARVCFYEDVNFRGDGFCLRPGQNLRSLGDWNDEISSIDVRAGAEALVCEHVRYAGRCVLVSRDIRDLGRRGNDQISSIKVR